In Neisseria brasiliensis, the following proteins share a genomic window:
- a CDS encoding cytochrome C assembly family protein has protein sequence MPIILICLMLVYAGLSGFVWMRHKKHRDQAYPIHAELMVLGVALLVHGAALLLPVVRDQVLITGFGYSISLIVWLMLMMYCLGSFFYCLRGLQLLLYPCAALSLLLGMIFPGKFIGYEISDIPFMLHVGTSLLAYGLFGIVTLFAVLILLLNRSLHKRKMSSLVTFLPPLLSLEKLMFRGMLVGFVLLTYSVVSGTFFAESVFGKPVTFTHKTVFGILSWLIYGGLLLKHSMMAWRGKKAAIWTIIGFSSLVLAYVGSKFVLEIILPQ, from the coding sequence ATGCCGATAATTTTGATTTGCCTGATGCTGGTGTACGCCGGATTGTCGGGCTTTGTGTGGATGCGCCATAAAAAACACCGCGATCAGGCGTATCCCATCCATGCCGAATTAATGGTATTGGGCGTGGCGTTGCTGGTACATGGCGCGGCTTTATTGCTGCCGGTCGTCAGAGATCAAGTGTTGATTACGGGATTCGGTTATTCCATCAGCCTGATTGTGTGGCTGATGCTGATGATGTATTGCTTAGGCAGCTTCTTTTATTGTTTGCGCGGATTGCAATTACTTTTATATCCGTGTGCGGCGCTGTCTTTATTATTAGGCATGATTTTCCCAGGCAAATTCATCGGTTATGAAATCAGCGATATCCCCTTTATGCTGCATGTGGGCACATCATTATTGGCATACGGCTTATTCGGAATTGTCACGCTGTTTGCCGTATTGATTTTGCTGTTAAACCGAAGTCTGCATAAGCGCAAAATGTCATCATTGGTCACATTTCTACCGCCACTATTGAGCTTAGAAAAATTGATGTTCCGCGGTATGTTGGTTGGCTTTGTGTTATTGACTTATTCTGTGGTCAGCGGAACATTCTTCGCCGAAAGCGTATTTGGCAAGCCGGTCACCTTTACTCATAAAACTGTATTCGGCATTTTATCGTGGTTGATTTACGGCGGCTTATTGCTGAAACACAGCATGATGGCATGGCGCGGTAAAAAAGCAGCGATTTGGACAATTATCGGTTTCAGCAGTTTGGTGTTGGCTTATGTCGGCAGTAAGTTTGTTTTGGAAATCATCTTGCCGCAATAA